The Larimichthys crocea isolate SSNF unplaced genomic scaffold, L_crocea_2.0 scaffold199, whole genome shotgun sequence DNA segment GAAACTGCTCAGTAGGTACTGTTCATTGACTGTTTTAGCAATGTATAAGGCAATTTCAGTATCATGTGGAGACTACAGGGTAGGCAGGAGTATAgcactcatctgcttcatcttcaaatctcGTGGCCAAATCATTCCAGTTGAACACTTTATAATCCGCTCTAGTGAATGGAATTGGATGAGACATTGGTGAGTGTATGGACGAAGGCATATTTTGACATAGCCAACAGTTACTGAGATTACGATCGCGAGCATAATCATTCATTAGACTGAGGGCCgaatttgtttggtttttttttttgcactagagTTTGAGAAACTTCACCTGTACCTCCATCATGCCTTGTTGATTTAGGTTTGGCTGCCTCAAGtgtatttatggaagaaaatTGACCAGTATATAGAAAACTGTCACCCTTATCAGTTTCACCATAGTACAGATCTTACCGCTCTGCACCTCCCCTGGAACATCTCGGTAATTAACAGCCCACAGTTTATAATCAGGATAACTTTTCAATGGCTGTTTAGTGAAACACCACAGCTCCAGAGGTTCAGTCAAaggtacagcagctgtgaatgttACCTTCATTACCTGGGTACACTCAACACTGtcttaatcagagctttgtCATGCGTTGTCCACGACCATTTACCTTGAGAGAAAGTCAGGGGGTGAACAATATAAcagtcatcacatctgtcaattgGACAGTCAAACATAACAGGGTTAATAGTTTGGTTAGTTTGGTTAATAGGCAGTTTGGTTAAAGCGCAGGAAATACAAGTCCTTATTGTCACCAACACCTGGTTCCACCtgggagacaaaaacattttttttttagatatttgattaatacaaaattttcttcattaaaaggATGAATTGGTTCCTCTGATGGTTTCGTGAGCCGTTCAGACACCTGTaatgataaaattcaaaacgtcagttaatctttttacatattcagccaTAAACTCATCCGTCCAAAGCAGagaagttttgtttggtgtcagaGATTACCTTGTCCCTGTGGACATTAGTCTCCCCATTAACATCTCATGAGGACTCAGTCCTGTTGTTGCACTTAGTGCACTTTAGATGGAGTACAGCACAATAGGCAGTGCATCAGGCCATTTCAGACCTTTTGTTAGTACTGTTTTGGTCAACCGTTCTTTGATAGTTGTGTTCATTCTTTTAACTTGACCAGAACTTTGTGGGTGATATGGAACATGCAACTGCAACTTGAACCCTAAAATTCCTGACAGAtcctgcatgattttttttatacaaaaactaaattttgtCACTATCTATATTCCGTGGCACCCCAGATCTGGGGATCACCTCTTTTAGCAGACACTTAAGAActatttttgtgtcttcttttcttgttgtgaAACCCTCAACTCACTTTGAGAATTGCTCAGTTATGactaacaaatatttattgCCTTAACAATTTTAATATGTACAGTCTATTTGCAAAAATAACCTGACAGAGGTTCCAGATGGTCAGGCTTCACTGTGCTATTCTTCTTTCTGGTCTGGTCATACAACTGTCTACAAGCGTTTGTGAGACTTGTGTAATGCCTGGTGCAAACCATTGTGAACGAATAACATCATTTATCACCCCTCTTCCAACATGTGTTGGTCCATGTGTGTACACGTGCCAAGACATGTAGGAGAGCTCTTGGGCAAACTGGTCGCCCATCCGGGTGGAGCCACAAGCCAGACTCCGAATCAACTGCACAACCTTTACGCAACCAAAGACTTCTCTCCCTGTCATCAGCgtgattttgcattttcacgACATCATTAGCGGAAGGTACTGGAATTGGATTGACGGGTTGTGTGGAGGTATATTGATGgaccatggaggaggaggaaagtgcgGCTTGTTTGGCTGCAGTATCAGCCATTGCATTTCCTTGTGAAACAGGATCATTTCCTTTAGTGTGGGCTGCACATTTTACAATCGCGAGCTGTGACGGGCGCAAAATAGCCTCTAATAGATCATTTACCAACGCGTGATGCTGTAATGGCTTACCAGAGGATGAGACAAAACCTCTCATTTTCCATAATTGTCCAAAGTCATGCGCAGCGCCGAATGCGTATCGCGAGTCAGTGTAGATAGTGGCAACTTTACCAGAAGCAAGTATGCAGGCTCTACTAAGAGCATACAGCTCAGCTGCTTGGGCTGAAGTTCCATGAGGCAAAGATCCTGCTTCAATGACTTCAGAATCATTTACTACTGCATAACCAGCCAAATGTACGTTGTCAGATGGTCTGCTAGCCGAACCATCAGTATAAAGAACCATATCAGAATTTGGTATCGGTGTTTGCAGCAGATCTGGTCTCGGAGATGTGCACATTTCAATAAGGGCGATACAGTCATGCTCATCATCTGTATCAATCAATGGTAGCAGAGTAGCTGGATTTATTGGAGGTGAGCGCTTTAAAGTTATGTGGGGACTTGAAAGAATTATTGCCTCGTAACCTGAGCGGcgtgctgctgtcatgtgttgtgttgcagatgtgttcaaaatgtgtaaCACTGCATGTGGAACATGCACGACACAGTCATGAGCCAGTACAATGGGAGAAGATTTGTCGATCAAAATGGCAACAGCGGCCACTGCTCTTAGACAACCTGGCATACCGAGAACTACAGGGGTCAGTCGAGAGGAGTAGTACGCAACAGGACGATAATGAGAaccatgtttctgtaccagaATGCCAGTGGCGAAgccatctctctcatgcacatgtAGATGGAACGGCTGATGATAGTCAGGCAAACCCAACGCTGGAGCCATTGTGAGAGCATTTTTCAGATCTTGAAAGGCTTTGTGCATTTCCTCAGT contains these protein-coding regions:
- the LOC113744796 gene encoding uncharacterized protein LOC113744796 produces the protein MIRQFNLPHRAVVGIESVIQSLLDQDVLVQSTSPCNTILPIPKANRPDEWRFVQDLQAINNIVVPAAPIVPDTNSILASLPSNSTHYTVVDLSSAFFSIPLHPDSQYLFAFTFKGKQYTWRRLPQGFVESPTVYAAVVKRDLDGLHLPGGSTLLQYADDLLIASPSKEACQTDSILLLQRLAECGHRASLAKLQFCRPEVTYLGHVLKDGQRLLSPERVKLLVNMPPPTTKKQMLSFLGMANYSRHWIFEYATMDSVLRAATLQSAPPVVQWTEEMHKAFQDLKNALTMAPALGLPDYHQPFHLHVHERDGFATGILVQKHGSHYRPVAYYSSRLTPVVLGMPGCLRAVAAVAILIDKSSPIVLAHDCVVHVPHAVLHILNTSATQHMTAARRSGYEAIILSSPHITLKRSPPINPATLLPLIDTDDEHDCIALIEMCTSPRPDLLQTPIPNSDMVLYTDGSASRPSDNVHLAGKVATIYTDSRYAFGAAHDFGQLWKMRGFVSSSGKPLQHHALVNDLLEAILRPSQLAIVKCAAHTKGNDPVSQGNAMADTAAKQAALSSSSMVHQYTSTQPVNPIPVPSANDVVKMQNHADDRERSLWLRKGCAVDSESGLWLHPDGRPVCPRALLHVLARVHTWTNTCWKRGDK